Proteins from one Ketobacter alkanivorans genomic window:
- the eno gene encoding phosphopyruvate hydratase has protein sequence MPKIAQIRAREVLDSRGNPTVEADVILESGAAGTACAPSGASTGSREALELRDGDKSRYLGKGVLKAVEAINTDIQALLKGKSAVDQRAIDQLMIDADGTENKSKFGANAILAVSLAVAKAAAVYKQVPLFQHISEAMDGKAGPYSMPVPMMNIINGGAHADNNVDIQEFMIQPVGAPNFAEALRCGAEIFHALKAVLSAKGLNTAVGDEGGFAPNLSSNEEALKVISEAVEKAGYKLGENVTLALDCAASEFYKDGKYVLAGDNKSLTSAEFADYLADLCNRYPIISIEDGLDESDWDGWKILTEKLGDKVQLVGDDLFVTNTKILKEGIDKNIANSILIKFNQIGSLTETLDAIKMAKDAGYTAVISHRSGETEDATIADLAVATAAGQIKTGSLCRSDRVAKYNQLLRIEEVIGDQAPYNGKAEFRNFK, from the coding sequence ATGCCTAAGATCGCTCAAATCCGTGCCCGCGAAGTGTTGGATTCACGAGGTAATCCTACTGTAGAAGCCGACGTTATTCTGGAATCCGGAGCGGCTGGAACCGCCTGTGCTCCATCTGGTGCTTCCACCGGCTCCCGCGAAGCGCTGGAGTTGCGTGATGGCGACAAGTCCCGCTATCTGGGAAAAGGTGTCCTCAAAGCCGTTGAAGCGATTAACACAGACATCCAGGCACTGTTGAAAGGCAAAAGTGCTGTGGATCAGCGTGCTATCGACCAGCTCATGATCGATGCCGACGGCACAGAAAACAAATCCAAGTTTGGTGCCAACGCAATTTTGGCAGTGTCTTTGGCGGTGGCCAAGGCGGCTGCGGTGTACAAACAGGTTCCTCTGTTCCAGCACATCAGTGAAGCAATGGACGGCAAAGCTGGTCCTTACAGCATGCCGGTTCCCATGATGAACATCATCAACGGTGGTGCTCATGCTGATAACAACGTTGATATTCAGGAATTCATGATTCAGCCAGTGGGCGCCCCCAATTTTGCGGAAGCCCTGCGTTGCGGTGCGGAAATATTTCATGCGCTAAAAGCTGTACTGAGTGCCAAGGGTTTGAATACGGCGGTGGGTGATGAGGGTGGTTTTGCGCCCAACCTGTCTTCAAACGAAGAAGCCTTGAAAGTTATCTCTGAAGCCGTTGAAAAAGCCGGCTACAAACTGGGCGAGAACGTAACCCTGGCTTTGGATTGCGCTGCTTCTGAATTCTATAAAGACGGTAAATACGTATTGGCCGGTGACAATAAATCCCTCACGTCTGCAGAGTTTGCGGATTACCTGGCGGATCTGTGCAACCGTTATCCCATTATCTCCATCGAGGATGGCCTGGATGAAAGCGATTGGGATGGCTGGAAAATACTGACCGAAAAACTGGGCGACAAAGTCCAGCTGGTGGGTGATGACCTGTTCGTAACCAATACCAAGATCCTGAAAGAAGGCATCGACAAGAACATCGCCAACAGCATCCTGATCAAATTCAACCAAATCGGTAGCCTGACCGAAACTTTGGATGCTATCAAAATGGCCAAGGATGCCGGTTACACCGCGGTAATCTCCCATCGCTCAGGCGAGACAGAAGATGCAACGATCGCCGACTTAGCCGTAGCCACTGCGGCTGGTCAGATCAAAACCGGCTCTCTGTGTCGTTCCGACCGCGTTGCCAAGTACAACCAATTGCTGCGCATTGAAGAAGTCATAGGTGATCAGGCCCCCTACAACGGTAAGGCAGAGTTCCGCAATTTCAAATAA
- the truD gene encoding tRNA pseudouridine(13) synthase TruD — protein sequence MSIQHQALPAFGLDQAPYAYGAPVCQADFKTFPQDFVVEEVLGFEPCGEGEHLFLLLQTDDQNTRFTVKCLSSLFGLSQRAITYSGLKDRRGLTSQWFSLHLPGKNLEPDAVAMAEQGITLLRYARHNKKLRIGTHKTNRFQIVLRNLVGKDQLEQRLALIKESGVPNYFGAQRFGHDSGNIEEAMHWVEQNALPREKALRSRALTTLRSWWFNGMLGQRVLAQSWTRWQAEDPILLDGSQSYFQESAWSEVLEARYQSGDIHIGGWLPCAEQEGLPAPISAFLRLAAIKAEPRSLCLRPLNFQWQWCNDQLHLQFQLPKGAFATTLLRELTQLNDLSGLQQNKE from the coding sequence ATGAGTATCCAGCATCAGGCGTTGCCTGCCTTTGGTTTGGATCAGGCTCCTTATGCTTATGGCGCGCCAGTTTGCCAAGCGGATTTTAAGACCTTCCCGCAGGATTTTGTTGTAGAGGAAGTGCTGGGCTTCGAACCCTGTGGCGAGGGTGAGCATTTGTTTCTGTTGCTGCAAACCGATGATCAAAATACCCGCTTTACCGTAAAGTGTTTGTCCAGCCTGTTTGGTTTATCGCAACGAGCCATTACTTACTCAGGGCTAAAAGATCGCCGTGGCCTTACCAGTCAATGGTTCTCTTTGCATCTTCCCGGTAAAAACCTCGAACCCGATGCTGTGGCAATGGCAGAGCAGGGCATCACACTGCTACGCTACGCTCGTCATAACAAAAAACTGCGTATTGGCACCCATAAGACCAATCGTTTCCAAATAGTGCTCCGTAACCTGGTCGGGAAAGATCAATTGGAGCAGCGATTGGCTCTTATAAAAGAGTCAGGCGTGCCCAATTATTTTGGCGCGCAGCGTTTCGGGCACGATAGCGGCAATATTGAAGAGGCCATGCACTGGGTGGAGCAAAACGCGCTGCCACGGGAAAAAGCCCTGCGTAGCCGCGCCCTGACCACATTGCGCAGTTGGTGGTTTAACGGCATGTTGGGGCAGCGGGTTTTGGCACAAAGCTGGACACGCTGGCAAGCAGAAGATCCTATCCTGCTGGATGGCAGTCAGAGCTATTTTCAAGAATCAGCATGGTCTGAGGTGCTCGAAGCACGATACCAGAGTGGGGATATTCACATAGGCGGCTGGTTGCCATGCGCCGAGCAGGAAGGCCTGCCTGCACCCATCAGTGCGTTTTTGCGTCTGGCTGCGATTAAAGCAGAGCCGCGTTCATTGTGCTTGCGACCCCTGAATTTTCAGTGGCAATGGTGTAATGATCAGCTGCATCTGCAGTTCCAGCTCCCGAAGGGGGCGTTTGCAACCACATTGTTACGAGAACTGACCCAACTCAACGATCTTTCAGGCCTGCAGCAAAATAAAGAGTGA
- the ftsB gene encoding cell division protein FtsB, producing the protein MTESSQPTWFTLPRFLFWVLVLCFFALQLRLWIGEGSLADIWRLKGEIERQEQENYLAEERNKRLQAEVKNLKEGLDAVEERARTQLGMVKEDETFFLIIDDNQP; encoded by the coding sequence ATGACCGAGAGCAGCCAACCAACGTGGTTCACCCTTCCCAGGTTTTTATTCTGGGTGCTGGTGCTATGTTTCTTTGCTTTGCAGCTGCGGCTGTGGATAGGCGAAGGCAGTCTGGCAGATATCTGGCGGTTGAAAGGCGAAATCGAGCGCCAGGAACAAGAGAATTATCTGGCTGAGGAGCGCAATAAGCGTTTGCAGGCAGAGGTAAAAAACCTCAAAGAAGGATTGGATGCGGTGGAAGAAAGGGCGCGCACCCAACTGGGAATGGTGAAAGAAGATGAAACCTTTTTCCTTATTATTGACGACAATCAGCCGTAA
- the ispD gene encoding 2-C-methyl-D-erythritol 4-phosphate cytidylyltransferase, translating to MNNSVRIWCVVPAAGVGKRFGSSMPKQYLELNGKTVVENTLERLLELADIAQVIVAISPEDKRFQGLKIATHSRIKAVTGGNERCHSVLNGLRYLSEVGDAQDWVLVHDVARPCVRSADIGKLIDQVDQFDAVGGILANPVRDTMKRANRLNQIAETVDREQLWHALTPQLFRLGALRKAIEAALAEGVMVTDEAGAMERMGHQPLLVEGHYDNIKITHPQDLPLAALFMQQQ from the coding sequence ATGAATAATTCAGTGCGAATTTGGTGTGTAGTGCCCGCTGCTGGGGTGGGGAAGCGTTTTGGTTCGTCGATGCCGAAGCAATATCTGGAATTGAACGGCAAGACCGTTGTTGAAAACACCCTTGAGCGATTGCTTGAGCTGGCTGATATAGCCCAGGTAATAGTGGCCATCAGCCCAGAAGACAAGCGCTTTCAAGGCCTGAAAATCGCCACTCATTCGCGTATAAAGGCCGTGACCGGCGGCAATGAGCGTTGCCATTCGGTGCTCAATGGGTTGCGTTACCTGTCTGAAGTGGGCGATGCACAAGATTGGGTGTTGGTGCATGATGTCGCTCGCCCCTGTGTACGCAGTGCTGATATTGGCAAACTGATTGATCAGGTCGACCAATTTGATGCGGTAGGAGGCATATTGGCCAACCCCGTGCGGGACACCATGAAGCGAGCCAATCGCTTGAATCAGATCGCCGAGACAGTGGATCGCGAGCAGCTATGGCACGCACTCACACCACAGTTATTCCGCTTGGGGGCTTTGCGTAAAGCGATTGAGGCCGCGCTGGCAGAAGGCGTGATGGTAACTGACGAAGCCGGAGCCATGGAGCGAATGGGCCACCAGCCATTGTTGGTGGAAGGTCACTATGACAACATCAAAATCACACATCCACAAGATCTTCCTCTGGCTGCCCTGTTTATGCAGCAGCAGTGA
- a CDS encoding DUF368 domain-containing protein: MDKLSAKDYMWVYVKGMGMGAADIVPGVSGGTVAFITGIYATLIDSIGAIGPKTLSLLFKQGPAAAWHSFNGNFLLALMLGILTSVFTLSKLISHLLNTQPELLWSFFFGLILVSAVHIGRQIPRWQIGTVTALVAGSLIAYGITAVSPTEIALNPLTLFIAGSIAICAMVLPGISGSFILLLLGMYAHVIGAVKSLDVMSLAVFAAGCLVGLLLFTRLLSWLLHHHHNLTLAVLTGFMLGSLNKVWPWKHTLTTRLNSHGEQVPVEQLNVLPQQYFELTGQNPHLIYSLILMAVAVVLVLALERFSSADSASTESGR, translated from the coding sequence ATGGATAAACTGTCTGCTAAAGACTACATGTGGGTATACGTGAAAGGTATGGGCATGGGGGCAGCAGACATCGTGCCCGGCGTGTCTGGTGGCACCGTTGCCTTTATTACAGGAATCTACGCCACGCTCATCGACAGTATCGGTGCAATCGGCCCTAAAACCCTGTCATTGCTGTTTAAGCAGGGGCCTGCAGCCGCTTGGCATTCCTTTAATGGTAATTTCCTGCTAGCGCTGATGCTGGGCATCCTTACCAGCGTATTTACCCTGTCCAAATTAATATCGCATTTGCTCAACACGCAGCCAGAATTGCTTTGGTCGTTCTTTTTCGGTTTGATTCTGGTGTCTGCGGTGCATATTGGCAGACAGATTCCCCGCTGGCAGATTGGCACTGTTACAGCGTTGGTGGCGGGATCGCTGATCGCGTATGGGATCACGGCAGTTTCCCCTACAGAAATTGCCCTTAATCCGCTTACCTTGTTTATTGCCGGGAGCATCGCTATCTGCGCTATGGTGCTGCCGGGCATCTCTGGATCCTTTATTCTGTTGTTGTTAGGTATGTATGCTCACGTTATCGGCGCGGTGAAATCACTGGATGTTATGAGTCTGGCTGTGTTTGCAGCGGGTTGTTTGGTCGGGTTGCTGTTGTTCACCCGTCTGTTGTCATGGTTACTGCATCACCACCATAATCTCACCCTCGCAGTGCTGACCGGTTTTATGCTGGGCTCACTCAACAAGGTGTGGCCATGGAAACATACCCTCACCACCCGTCTTAACAGTCACGGCGAGCAGGTTCCCGTGGAGCAATTAAATGTGCTGCCACAACAATATTTTGAGCTCACCGGGCAGAACCCTCATCTTATCTATAGCCTGATTTTGATGGCGGTAGCGGTGGTGTTGGTGCTCGCTCTGGAGCGGTTCAGCAGCGCTGATTCAGCCTCAACGGAGTCAGGACGTTAG
- the kdsA gene encoding 3-deoxy-8-phosphooctulonate synthase, with translation MSTQPQKVIELTTPNGGSIKMGNDLPFVLFGGMNVLESRDMAMEIAEHYVKVTEKLGIPYVFKASFDKANRSSVSSFRGPGLDEGLKIFEEVKKTFNVPIITDVHEPEQARPVAEVCDIIQLPAFLSRQTDLVVAMAQTGAIINVKKAQFLAPREMKHIIRKCEEAGNDQVILCERGSSFGYNNLVVDMLGFGIMKEFGSPVFFDVTHALQMPGGLAEAAGGRRAQVTELALAGISQRLAGLFLEAHPDPDKAKCDGPCALRLAMLEPFLAQVKALDELVKGFEPLDTH, from the coding sequence ATGAGTACTCAACCTCAGAAAGTGATTGAGCTGACCACCCCCAACGGTGGCAGCATCAAAATGGGTAATGATCTGCCGTTTGTACTGTTTGGTGGTATGAATGTGCTGGAATCCCGCGACATGGCCATGGAGATTGCCGAACACTACGTTAAGGTGACCGAGAAACTGGGCATTCCTTATGTATTCAAGGCATCTTTTGACAAGGCCAACCGTTCCTCTGTCAGTTCATTTCGTGGCCCAGGTCTGGATGAAGGTCTTAAGATCTTCGAAGAAGTTAAAAAGACGTTTAACGTGCCCATTATCACCGATGTGCATGAGCCCGAGCAGGCCCGGCCGGTCGCCGAAGTCTGTGACATCATTCAGCTGCCCGCATTCCTGTCCCGCCAGACCGACCTGGTGGTGGCGATGGCGCAAACCGGTGCCATCATCAACGTGAAAAAAGCGCAGTTTCTGGCACCTCGCGAAATGAAACACATCATTCGTAAGTGCGAAGAGGCGGGTAACGATCAAGTGATCCTGTGCGAACGGGGTTCAAGTTTTGGTTACAACAACCTGGTAGTAGACATGCTTGGTTTTGGCATCATGAAGGAATTCGGCAGCCCCGTGTTTTTTGATGTTACCCATGCCTTGCAAATGCCCGGTGGCTTGGCAGAGGCGGCTGGCGGCCGTCGTGCGCAGGTAACCGAATTGGCTTTGGCGGGCATTAGCCAGCGCCTGGCCGGTTTGTTCCTGGAAGCCCACCCGGATCCGGACAAAGCCAAATGTGATGGCCCCTGTGCCCTGCGTCTGGCCATGTTGGAGCCATTCCTGGCTCAGGTTAAAGCGTTGGATGAACTGGTGAAAGGCTTTGAGCCTTTAGACACCCACTGA
- a CDS encoding protein-L-isoaspartate(D-aspartate) O-methyltransferase, giving the protein MTSQRTRDRLIARLQDQGIRNFEVLDAIRSVPRHLFVDEALAHRAYEDTALPIGNNQTISQPYIVARMTELLIEAGPLEKVLEIGTGSGYQTAVLARFCKEIYSLERIKALQEKARKRIRALKIHNVVFRYADGSVGLAEKAPFDGILAAAAPAEVPRELLDQLAIGGRLVIPIGEQEQKLYRITRTEDGFQKEFVEDVRFVPFRSGLR; this is encoded by the coding sequence ATGACGTCCCAGCGTACTCGGGACCGGCTCATTGCGCGTCTACAGGATCAGGGCATTCGCAACTTCGAAGTGCTCGATGCCATACGCAGCGTGCCCCGTCATCTGTTTGTAGATGAAGCATTGGCCCATCGTGCCTATGAAGATACCGCCCTTCCCATCGGTAATAATCAGACAATATCCCAACCTTATATCGTTGCCCGTATGACGGAGCTGCTTATTGAAGCAGGCCCGCTTGAGAAGGTGCTCGAGATCGGTACCGGATCAGGTTATCAAACCGCGGTGCTGGCCCGCTTTTGCAAAGAAATATACTCCCTTGAGCGCATCAAAGCCCTGCAGGAAAAAGCCCGCAAGCGGATTCGTGCCCTTAAAATCCACAATGTGGTCTTTCGTTATGCCGATGGCAGTGTTGGTTTGGCAGAGAAAGCCCCCTTCGATGGCATATTGGCGGCGGCTGCACCGGCAGAAGTACCTCGTGAACTGTTGGATCAGCTTGCCATTGGCGGGCGGCTGGTGATCCCCATCGGTGAACAAGAGCAAAAACTCTATCGCATTACGCGTACAGAAGACGGATTTCAGAAAGAATTTGTTGAAGATGTGCGTTTTGTGCCATTTCGTTCCGGTTTGCGCTGA
- a CDS encoding peptidoglycan DD-metalloendopeptidase family protein, producing MVSAPVTTVNKTRTTSSGSSSKPATRYKKPQTNTKPVQEKFANQRDNKVIMSWSWPSKGPVIEAYSLTGEVNKGIDLAGKKGEPVFAAADGKVVYSGTGLVGYGNLIIIKHNETYLSAYAHNSRLLLKEGDSAKAGQKIAEIGSTGTNRDKLHFEIRRDGKPVNPVQYLPRR from the coding sequence TTGGTTTCCGCTCCCGTTACAACGGTCAATAAAACTCGAACCACCTCCAGCGGTTCCAGCTCAAAACCTGCAACTCGTTATAAGAAACCGCAAACCAATACCAAACCGGTCCAAGAAAAATTTGCAAATCAAAGAGATAACAAGGTAATTATGTCCTGGAGCTGGCCATCGAAAGGCCCCGTGATTGAGGCGTACTCACTGACAGGGGAAGTTAACAAGGGTATCGATCTGGCTGGCAAGAAAGGGGAGCCTGTATTTGCAGCGGCGGATGGCAAGGTGGTTTATAGCGGGACCGGGTTGGTCGGCTACGGCAACTTAATCATCATCAAGCACAATGAAACGTACTTGAGCGCTTATGCCCACAACAGCCGCTTACTGCTAAAAGAAGGTGATTCAGCTAAAGCTGGGCAGAAAATTGCCGAAATAGGTTCTACTGGTACAAACCGCGACAAATTGCACTTTGAAATTCGTCGTGACGGCAAGCCGGTGAATCCGGTGCAGTATTTGCCAAGACGTTGA
- the rpoS gene encoding RNA polymerase sigma factor RpoS: MIQAERDDNENLELIEEDTDLEDAFEERAAELRDKRSGADDIDDDSFSAQPGMQKTLDATQLYLNEIGFSPLLTPEEEVYYARRALRGHEDARKRMIESNLRLVVKIARRYVNRGLSLLDLIEEGNLGLIRAVEKFDPERGFRFSTYATWWIRQTIERAIMNQTRTIRLPIHVVKELNIYLRAARELTQKLDHEPSAEEIAELLDKPLDDVKRMLGLNERVSSVDTPMAHDSDKSLLDTIADTTVSDPAELLQDADLRYSIDYWLDQLPTKQREVIARRFGLRGYEMSTLEEVGLEIGLTRERVRQIQVEALKRLRDLLEKQGLTGEAIFGG, translated from the coding sequence ATGATTCAAGCAGAACGGGATGACAACGAAAATTTGGAGTTGATAGAAGAGGACACAGATCTGGAGGATGCGTTTGAAGAGCGCGCCGCGGAACTGCGCGATAAACGCAGTGGAGCTGATGACATCGACGATGATTCTTTTTCCGCTCAACCCGGGATGCAGAAAACGCTGGATGCCACCCAGCTTTATCTGAATGAAATCGGTTTTTCGCCGCTACTGACGCCGGAAGAAGAGGTGTATTACGCCCGCCGTGCGCTGCGTGGCCATGAAGATGCCCGCAAACGCATGATTGAAAGTAACCTGCGCCTGGTGGTGAAGATTGCTCGGCGTTACGTGAATCGAGGTCTGTCCCTGCTGGATCTGATTGAAGAAGGTAATCTGGGCCTGATTCGTGCGGTGGAAAAGTTCGACCCGGAGCGTGGCTTCCGCTTCTCGACCTACGCAACTTGGTGGATTCGTCAAACCATCGAACGGGCCATCATGAACCAAACCCGTACGATTCGTTTGCCCATTCACGTGGTCAAAGAGCTCAACATCTACCTGCGTGCAGCCCGCGAACTGACTCAGAAGCTGGATCACGAGCCCAGTGCCGAGGAAATCGCCGAGCTGCTGGATAAGCCACTGGATGATGTGAAACGCATGCTGGGCCTCAATGAGCGGGTCTCGTCCGTTGATACACCCATGGCTCACGATTCCGACAAATCCCTCCTTGATACCATCGCCGATACCACGGTTTCTGACCCCGCTGAGTTACTGCAGGACGCCGATCTGCGTTATAGCATTGATTACTGGCTGGATCAGTTGCCCACCAAGCAGCGTGAAGTTATAGCTCGCCGTTTTGGTTTGCGTGGCTACGAAATGAGCACTCTGGAAGAGGTTGGCTTGGAGATCGGTCTTACCCGTGAACGAGTGCGCCAGATTCAGGTGGAAGCTCTCAAGCGGTTGCGGGATCTGCTGGAAAAACAGGGTCTGACTGGGGAAGCTATTTTTGGTGGTTAA
- a CDS encoding CTP synthase, with translation MTKYIFVTGGVVSSLGKGIAAASLASILEARGLKVSMMKLDPYINVDPGTMSPYQHGEVFVTEDGAETDLDLGHYERFIRNTMTRKNNFTSGRIYLDVIEKERRGDYLGATVQVIPHITDEIKNRILNNDLGVDVLLVEIGGTVGDIESQPFLEAVRQLRVELGSNNSVFIHLTLVPYIDTAGETKTKPTQHSVKELRSIGLQPDVLLCRSDHKIPDSSLAKIALFTNVERRAVIGLQDVNTIYKIPSVLHAQGLDDFVVEKLALDCEPADLNEWTGVVDAQLNPQHDVTLAMVGKYTDLADAYKSLNEALLHAGISTRTKVNIEYVDSEDLERDGVECLEKYDAILVPGGFGKRGTEGKISAVRFARENKVPYLGICLGMQVAVIEYARNMAGMMNAHSTEFVSDTDTPVVGLITEWVEEDGSVKQRDEECDLGGTMRLGAQECRLVDGSRSRELYGQDVIYERHRHRYEVNNKYVPDLEKAGLRVAGRSIDGSLVEMVEVPDHPWFVACQFHPEFTSTPRDGHPLFTGYIKAAKTHKDSKLSNKE, from the coding sequence ATGACAAAATACATTTTTGTGACGGGTGGTGTTGTGTCCTCCTTAGGAAAAGGGATAGCAGCAGCCTCCTTGGCCTCTATTTTGGAAGCGCGTGGTCTGAAAGTTTCCATGATGAAACTGGACCCTTATATCAACGTCGACCCGGGCACCATGAGCCCCTATCAGCACGGGGAAGTGTTCGTTACCGAAGACGGTGCCGAGACTGACCTCGATCTGGGTCATTACGAGCGCTTCATCCGTAACACTATGACGCGCAAGAACAATTTTACTTCCGGTCGCATCTATCTGGATGTTATCGAGAAAGAGCGCCGTGGTGATTATCTGGGTGCCACCGTGCAGGTGATTCCCCATATCACCGATGAAATCAAAAACCGCATCCTCAACAATGACCTGGGTGTAGACGTGCTGCTGGTGGAAATCGGCGGTACGGTGGGCGACATTGAATCGCAGCCGTTCCTGGAAGCGGTGCGTCAGTTGCGGGTAGAGCTGGGTTCCAACAACTCGGTGTTTATCCATCTGACGCTGGTGCCCTATATCGACACGGCCGGAGAAACCAAAACCAAGCCCACCCAGCACTCAGTGAAAGAGCTGCGCTCCATCGGCCTGCAGCCCGATGTGTTGCTGTGCCGCTCAGATCATAAAATACCCGACTCCTCCCTGGCCAAAATTGCCCTGTTTACCAACGTGGAACGCCGCGCGGTGATTGGCTTGCAGGACGTCAACACCATCTACAAAATCCCTTCTGTGCTGCACGCACAGGGGCTGGATGATTTTGTGGTGGAAAAGCTGGCGCTGGACTGTGAGCCTGCCGACCTGAACGAGTGGACCGGTGTAGTAGACGCCCAGTTGAACCCCCAGCACGATGTGACGTTGGCTATGGTGGGCAAATACACCGATCTGGCGGATGCTTATAAGTCTCTAAATGAGGCTCTGCTGCATGCGGGTATCAGCACACGTACCAAGGTCAATATCGAGTACGTAGACTCTGAAGATCTGGAGCGCGATGGCGTAGAATGCCTTGAGAAATACGACGCCATCCTGGTGCCCGGCGGCTTCGGCAAGCGGGGAACCGAAGGCAAGATCTCAGCCGTACGCTTTGCCCGCGAGAACAAGGTTCCTTACCTGGGCATTTGCCTGGGTATGCAGGTAGCCGTAATCGAATACGCCCGCAACATGGCCGGGATGATGAACGCCCACAGCACCGAATTTGTGAGCGATACCGATACCCCGGTAGTGGGCTTGATCACCGAGTGGGTGGAAGAAGATGGCTCCGTCAAACAGCGTGACGAAGAGTGCGATCTGGGTGGCACCATGCGCCTGGGTGCGCAGGAGTGTCGACTGGTGGATGGCAGCCGTTCCCGCGAACTGTATGGCCAGGATGTCATTTATGAGCGTCACCGTCATCGCTATGAAGTGAACAACAAGTATGTTCCTGATCTGGAAAAGGCCGGTCTGCGAGTCGCCGGTCGTTCTATTGACGGATCATTGGTGGAAATGGTTGAAGTGCCTGATCACCCCTGGTTTGTGGCCTGCCAGTTCCATCCAGAGTTTACTTCCACACCCCGTGATGGGCATCCGCTGTTTACTGGCTACATCAAAGCTGCCAAAACCCACAAAGACAGCAAACTGAGCAATAAAGAATAG
- the fdxA gene encoding ferredoxin FdxA, whose amino-acid sequence MTFVVTDNCIKCKYTDCVEVCPVDCFYEGPNFLVIHPDECIDCALCEPECPANAIYSEDEVPADQQQFIELNAELAETWPNITEKKDSLADAEEWDGVEGKIQYLEK is encoded by the coding sequence ATGACATTCGTTGTTACCGATAACTGCATCAAGTGCAAATACACGGACTGTGTTGAAGTTTGTCCTGTGGACTGCTTCTACGAGGGCCCAAACTTCCTGGTCATCCACCCCGATGAGTGCATCGACTGCGCCCTGTGTGAGCCTGAGTGCCCCGCTAACGCAATTTACTCAGAAGATGAAGTACCGGCAGATCAGCAGCAGTTTATTGAACTGAATGCCGAGCTGGCTGAAACCTGGCCCAACATTACCGAAAAGAAAGACTCCCTTGCTGACGCAGAAGAGTGGGATGGCGTTGAAGGCAAGATTCAATATCTGGAAAAATAA
- the ispF gene encoding 2-C-methyl-D-erythritol 2,4-cyclodiphosphate synthase — protein sequence MFRIGHGFDVHRFGEGDHLMLGGVSIPFEHGFVAHSDGDVALHALADALLGAAALGDIGQHFPDTDAQYKGADSRVLLRHVMGVVRTAGYQVGNVDVTIVAQAPKMAPHIPLMRANIAEDLQLDLGGVNVKATTTEKLGYTGRKEGIAVHAVALIYPL from the coding sequence ATGTTTCGCATTGGCCACGGATTTGACGTGCATCGCTTTGGAGAAGGCGACCATTTAATGCTGGGAGGCGTTTCGATTCCCTTTGAGCATGGCTTTGTTGCTCACTCTGATGGCGATGTTGCGCTCCACGCCCTGGCTGACGCGTTGCTAGGTGCAGCGGCATTGGGTGATATCGGTCAACATTTTCCTGATACCGATGCCCAATACAAAGGCGCGGACAGCCGAGTGTTGTTGCGCCATGTGATGGGGGTGGTGCGCACAGCCGGGTACCAGGTCGGCAACGTGGATGTCACCATTGTTGCGCAGGCCCCCAAAATGGCACCACACATACCATTGATGCGAGCGAATATTGCAGAAGATCTGCAGCTCGACTTGGGTGGGGTCAACGTAAAAGCCACGACCACCGAAAAACTGGGTTACACCGGCCGCAAGGAAGGCATTGCGGTGCATGCCGTCGCCTTGATTTATCCCTTATGA